One region of Juglans microcarpa x Juglans regia isolate MS1-56 chromosome 7S, Jm3101_v1.0, whole genome shotgun sequence genomic DNA includes:
- the LOC121240976 gene encoding organelle RRM domain-containing protein 1, chloroplastic-like — MEVLSPSAATITPHIFPRKAHKSQPQNPTVNIKFPNPPSKRNHLHLSFSSSSFISFICFSSTPSATLASTTKTFLTPSDNHHWMVLMEAPPQGVNSKPEVINYYVNTLARVLGSEKDAQMCIYHASCDSPFGFCCDIDEDTSRELARLPEVLSVRPDPDYSAVKKTYSSLTGSTLLFPVANTNHWLVRMDKPGVGVVTKAQMVDYYAQALAKVLGNDKDAQMCIYHVSWRSNFGFCCELDDESARELAGVPGVLSVLPDKSFESENKDYGGNLQSSMAQADSSEASQTSAPIKTKKLFITGLSFYTSEKTLRTAFEGFGELVEVKIIMDKISKRSKGYAFIEYTTEEAASTALKEMNGKIINGWMIVVDVAKTNPPRYSRSRPR, encoded by the exons ATGGAAGTTCTCTCCCCCTCAGCCGCAACCATAACACCTCATATATTCCCTAGAAAAGCCCACAAAAGCCAACCCCAAAATCCCACTGTAAACATCAAATTTCCCAATCCGCCGAGCAAAAGAAACCACCttcatctctctttttcttcttcttctttcatttcttttatatgttTCTCTTCCACACCAAGTGCGACTTTAGCTTCAACTACAAAGACATTTCTGACTCCCAGTGACAACCACCACTGGATGGTGCTCATGGAGGCTCCTCCACAAGGGGTCAATTCCAAACCAGAAGTTATTAACTATTACGTTAATACCTTAGCAAGAGTATTGGGCAG TGAGAAGGATGCTCAGATGTGTATATATCATGCTTCTTGTGATTCCCCCTTCGGCTTTTGCTGTGACATTGACGAAGATACTTCCCGCGAGCTCGCCC GTCTACCTGAGGTTTTATCGGTTAGGCCCGACCCGGATTATAGTGCTGTTAAAAAGACATACAGCTCACTAACAGGAAGTACTCTATTGTTTCCTGTGGCGAATACCAATCACTGGCTTGTTCGGATGGACAAGCCGGGGGTTGGAGTTGTTACAAAGGCACAAATGGTTGATTATTATGCTCAAGCACTGGCCAAGGTGTTGGGGAA TGATAAGGATGCTCAAATGTGTATATATCACGTTTCTTGGCGGTCAAACTTTGGGTTCTGTTGTGAGCTTGATGATGAAAGTGCAAGGGAACTAGCTG GTGTACCAGGTGTATTATCTGTACTGCCAGATAAAAGCTTTGAGTCAGAGAATAAGGATTATGGAG GAAATTTACAGAGTTCTATGGCTCAGGCAGATTCTTCAGAAGCAAGTCAAACGTCAGCCcctataaaaacaaagaaactatTTATTACCG GCCTGTCATTCTATACATCTGAGAAAACCTTACGAACAGCATTTGAAGGGTTTGGCGAGCTTGTTGAAG taaaaattataatggacAAAATTTCTAAAAGGTCCAAAGGTTATGCATTCATAGAGTACACTACCGAGGAAGCTGCTAGTACAGCACTCAAAGAGATGAATGGCAAG ATCATTAATGGCTGGATGATAGTTGTTGATGTTGCCAAGACCAATCCACCGAGATACAGCAGGAGCCGTCCAAGATAG
- the LOC121240975 gene encoding hippocampus abundant transcript-like protein 1 isoform X2, with protein MVILPLLGQLADEHGRKPMLLLTISTSIFPFALLAWNQSTEFVYAYYVLRTISYILSQGSIFCISVAYAADVVDDSKRAAAFSWITGLCSASHVLGNLLARFLPENYIFPVSIALLIFCPVYMQLFLVETVKLAPKRDQDSSCLTKTINIFHKRFKSMREAATIVISSPTLRGISLVSFFYELGMSGITGVLMYYLKAAFGFEKNQFSEILMMVGIGSIVSQMLVLPVINPLVGEKVILSMGLLASIAYALFDGLAWAAWVPYLSASFKVVVVLVRPATYAIISKASSSTNQGKAQGFIAGVESIASLLSPLVMSPLTSWFLSKSAPFNCKGFSLVCASICMVIALCYACLLKPDEASNCVSESGDDIEAPLLGDS; from the exons ATGGTGATACTTCCACTTCTAGGCCAGCTTGCAGATGAGCATGGGCGGAAACCAATGCTCCTTCTTACCATATCTACTTCCATATTTCCCTTTG CGTTACTTGCCTGGAATCAGTCTACAGAATTTGTATATGCATACTATGTGCTTCGTACGATTTCGTATATTCTAAGTCAAGGGAGTATTTTCTGCATTTCTGTTGCTTATGCG GCAGATGTTGTCGACGACAGTAAGAGGGCCGCAGCTTTTAGTTGGATTACAGGTCTTTGCTCTGCTTCACATGTATTAGGAAATCTACTGGCACGTTTTCTTCCTGAAAATTACATTTTCCCG GTTTCCATAGCTCTCTTGATATTTTGTCCAGTTTATATGCAACTCTTTCTGGTTGAGACAGTTAAACTGGCTCCCAAAAGGGATCAAGATTCATCTTGCTTAACAAAGACAATTAATATTTTCCATAAACGATTCAAATCAATGAGAGAGGCAGCCACAATAGTTATAAGCAG TCCGACACTCAGGGGCATTTCTCTTGTTTCCTTCTTCTATGAATTGGGAATGTCTGGCATTACTGGTGTCTTAATG TACTATCTGAAGGCtgcttttggttttgaaaagAATCAATTTTCTGAAATTCTGATGATGGTTGGAATTGGTTCGATTGTGTCTCAG ATGTTGGTGCTTCCAGTAATCAATCCATTGGTTGGAGAGAAGGTGATATTGAGCATGGGTTTACTTGCTTCAATAGCTTAT GCATTGTTTGACGGCCTTGCTTGGGCAGCATGG GTGCCATACCTGAGTGCCTCATTTAAAGTTGTTGTTGTCCTTGTACGACCTGCT ACTTATGCTATCATTTCCAAAGCATCAAGTTCAACCAATCAG GGGAAAGCACAAGGATTTATTGCTGGTGTGGAATCAATAGCAAGTTTGTTATCACCACTTGTAATGAGTCCATTAACTT CTTGGTTCCTATCTAAAAGTGCCCCATTCAACTGCAAAGGTTTCAGCCTTGTATGTGCATCCATATGCATG GTTATTGCTTTATGTTATGCTTGCTTGCTTAAACCTGACGAAGCCTCAAACTGCGTTTCGGAGTCAGGGGATGACATTGAAGCTCCACTTCTAGGTGATAGTTGA